From Pseudovibrio sp. Tun.PSC04-5.I4, a single genomic window includes:
- a CDS encoding endonuclease/exonuclease/phosphatase family protein, with product MKIVSYNIRYGIGIDDKLDLNRIAKELEGADIIGLQEVDRFWKRNGNVDQAQELADLLGEYRWVYGPGLDMDASFHDENGKFVNRRRQHGEMILSKYPIISSRTYPLPKMGSINRHAVQAALLEAVIDAPTGPLRVYNAHLFYWSLDFALVQAKFVRDRIKAAPSEGGAWCGGPGIDAHWLNDEPQPPMPTDCIFLGDMNNGAGTPVYEVFTGPPSEEGGRVQTLDGFIDPWVWLGNEEQTGKTAHFDDRRIDHVFVGASLRHRISKMWVDEDAKGSDHLPVWLELKDA from the coding sequence ATGAAAATAGTTAGCTACAACATCCGTTATGGAATTGGGATCGACGATAAGCTTGATCTGAACCGCATTGCAAAGGAGCTGGAAGGTGCTGATATTATCGGATTGCAGGAAGTTGATCGCTTCTGGAAACGTAATGGAAACGTAGATCAAGCGCAGGAACTGGCAGATCTTTTAGGCGAATACCGCTGGGTCTATGGACCGGGTCTTGATATGGATGCCTCGTTCCATGATGAGAACGGCAAATTTGTCAATCGTCGCCGTCAACATGGCGAGATGATCCTCTCCAAATACCCCATCATTTCAAGCCGGACATACCCCTTGCCGAAAATGGGGTCTATCAACCGCCATGCCGTTCAGGCAGCCTTGTTGGAGGCTGTGATTGATGCACCGACAGGCCCGTTGCGGGTTTACAACGCGCACCTGTTTTACTGGTCGCTAGATTTTGCGTTGGTGCAGGCAAAATTTGTACGTGACCGTATTAAAGCTGCACCATCTGAAGGCGGTGCATGGTGCGGTGGGCCGGGCATTGATGCGCATTGGCTGAATGATGAGCCGCAACCGCCAATGCCAACCGACTGCATTTTTCTCGGTGACATGAACAACGGTGCGGGGACACCGGTTTATGAGGTGTTTACAGGTCCGCCATCAGAGGAAGGTGGCCGCGTGCAGACGCTGGACGGTTTCATAGACCCTTGGGTCTGGCTGGGAAATGAAGAGCAGACAGGGAAGACTGCGCACTTTGATGACCGGCGCATCGATCATGTATTTGTGGGGGCCTCTCTGCGCCACCGCATTTCCAAAATGTGGGTTGATGAAGACGCCAAAGGCTCAGATCATTTACCGGTTTGGCTGGAATTGAAGGACGCTTAG
- a CDS encoding carbohydrate ABC transporter permease, whose amino-acid sequence MINQTPRWPVFVLAAVALIWIIPLIGIIAMSIRPEGEILSGWWSIKPFTFTLEAWREVWINYPIGKAFLNSLAVASLATIIPVLFAPAAAYAFHYLKFPFRRILLLILVNAFVVPNQVVIIPLFKLWRELGLIDTYWAVVIPFVGLSFAWSVLLVKNFLSNFPRSLIDAAQVDGCGHLRTYFYIVLPNSITALAAVGILQFMWTWNSLLLPMLFLRDKATLPVMLSTISGAYEPNWDQRAVATIITSILPLIIFLFFQKYFSADGKNNSGSKG is encoded by the coding sequence ATGATCAATCAAACCCCAAGATGGCCTGTTTTTGTACTTGCTGCGGTTGCGCTGATCTGGATCATTCCACTGATCGGGATTATCGCAATGTCCATTCGACCGGAAGGAGAGATTCTATCGGGCTGGTGGAGCATAAAACCATTCACCTTCACGTTGGAAGCGTGGCGGGAAGTTTGGATCAACTACCCAATCGGCAAAGCTTTTCTGAACTCTCTGGCCGTCGCATCGCTCGCAACAATCATACCGGTTTTGTTTGCACCTGCTGCAGCCTATGCGTTCCACTATCTTAAGTTCCCATTCCGCCGGATCTTGCTGCTCATTCTGGTCAACGCGTTTGTCGTGCCCAACCAAGTGGTCATTATTCCGCTGTTCAAACTGTGGCGTGAGCTGGGTTTGATCGACACGTACTGGGCCGTGGTCATTCCGTTTGTGGGTTTGTCCTTTGCATGGTCCGTATTGTTGGTGAAGAACTTCCTCTCCAACTTCCCGCGCTCATTGATCGATGCGGCTCAGGTGGATGGATGTGGTCATTTGCGGACCTACTTCTACATCGTTCTGCCAAACAGCATCACCGCACTGGCTGCTGTCGGTATTTTACAGTTCATGTGGACATGGAACTCCCTGCTTCTGCCGATGCTGTTCCTACGCGACAAAGCAACACTGCCCGTCATGCTGTCCACCATCAGTGGCGCATATGAGCCCAACTGGGATCAGCGTGCGGTCGCCACCATCATCACCTCCATACTACCTCTGATTATCTTCCTGTTCTTCCAGAAGTATTTTTCCGCTGACGGCAAAAACAACAGCGGTTCTAAGGGCTGA
- a CDS encoding sugar ABC transporter permease, which yields MSVQHGSTLTSQTQARPFTGLASRFLGGHLRRADWIAFALLAPTLIFFAVGVLYPLVETIRVSFLDWTGLSQPKPAGFSNYIKLFNDPNFWNSLRVTLTWTLACTGISVAIGWAVALISGLAPKQTAPFRVAIFAAYGISETASGLMWLGILQPDFGLLNGVLRIVGLDGWATPWLGEPSIAIWGVIAAYVWTQAGLPLLTCFAAIQAIPKSQMEAAHVDGASHFQILRYIMVPLSLPGVRIALFINLLNSLKAFDMIHILTAGGPIRSTETVGYFMYQESVVYFKQGYGAASTVVLLLAVIVCSIPLILDKASATK from the coding sequence ATGAGTGTACAACATGGGTCTACTTTAACCTCCCAGACCCAGGCGAGGCCTTTTACAGGCCTCGCCAGCCGGTTCCTTGGAGGACATCTCCGCCGTGCTGACTGGATTGCATTTGCGCTGTTGGCACCCACCCTTATTTTCTTTGCCGTTGGTGTTCTCTACCCACTGGTTGAAACCATCCGGGTGAGTTTTCTGGATTGGACGGGTCTGAGCCAACCAAAGCCTGCCGGGTTTTCCAACTACATTAAACTCTTCAACGACCCTAATTTTTGGAATTCCCTGCGTGTCACGCTCACATGGACATTGGCATGTACCGGTATTTCTGTTGCGATTGGCTGGGCGGTCGCGTTAATTTCCGGTCTTGCTCCCAAGCAGACCGCACCGTTCCGCGTGGCTATCTTTGCAGCTTACGGCATCTCCGAAACCGCCAGTGGTTTGATGTGGCTTGGCATTCTACAGCCAGATTTTGGCTTGCTGAATGGCGTACTCCGAATTGTTGGATTGGATGGCTGGGCCACCCCTTGGCTTGGCGAACCTTCTATTGCAATCTGGGGCGTTATTGCAGCTTATGTCTGGACGCAGGCTGGCTTGCCGCTGCTCACCTGTTTTGCAGCTATTCAGGCGATCCCGAAAAGTCAGATGGAAGCAGCGCATGTGGATGGAGCTTCCCACTTCCAAATCCTACGTTACATCATGGTTCCTCTCAGCCTACCGGGTGTGCGGATTGCGCTCTTCATCAACCTCCTGAACAGCCTCAAAGCCTTTGACATGATCCACATATTAACCGCTGGCGGCCCTATTAGATCAACAGAAACAGTTGGTTACTTTATGTACCAGGAGTCCGTCGTTTACTTTAAACAAGGCTATGGTGCGGCAAGTACTGTTGTTCTCTTGCTGGCAGTTATTGTCTGCTCAATTCCACTCATTCTGGATAAGGCATCGGCAACCAAATGA
- a CDS encoding alpha-amylase family protein — protein MCQQKEIKDFRYRQIHLDFHTSEHISGVGAKFDANQFVDTLKHGEVDSVTLFARCHHGWSYYPTNVGTPHPNLQNADLLGDMVKACADADIATPIYLTVQWDELTAREHPEWRVMQAQNTAANYPGTEPSAMNQLTPTWHTLCLNHEGAIQRQIDIGLEVCARYNPPALFMDILASWECTCNACLSSMKAAGMDPMSADDRKSHDKRVLMTFFERFSKAINGQYPDVRIFFNSGHIYKGQDERYQYYGHLELESLPTGGWGYDHFPVSARYADTLNLPFLGMTGRFHTHWGEFGGFKRADALTYECCLMVSLGARCSIGDQLHPNGHMDFSTYDLIRPAYTRVKALEPYAYNATYQREVAILSVEAQVSQLGSHLGHRSEPSDAASARMLLEMQIPFDLIASKSSFDDYKLIILPDSIRLDEDLAARLKAFTEAGGSILATGESGLDVEGKRYLLDIGAELAPTPMEFDPSYLSCHEKLDEDMVDASVVMYEKGAALYATDGDVLADVRPSYFNRTWDKFCSHLHTPEDPDADPLGPAILQKGRVAYVAYPLFRMYGTTGQPLYKYLIRGLISRLLPQQMIGTELPSAARLSLMEQKAEERQVLHVLYAPTQLRGSGIAYNDGQTRAIEIIEDAPELKDAKAWVRTETAPADVTCAYTGKTLPWSYDGLDKKLHIVFPSLHIHGAAVISYADVKAVAA, from the coding sequence ATGTGCCAACAAAAAGAAATAAAAGACTTTCGATACCGGCAAATTCACCTCGACTTTCACACTTCTGAGCATATCAGCGGTGTTGGTGCAAAGTTTGATGCAAACCAGTTTGTAGACACACTGAAGCACGGCGAAGTGGATTCCGTCACTCTGTTCGCACGCTGTCACCACGGTTGGAGCTACTACCCGACCAATGTAGGCACACCACACCCAAACCTGCAAAACGCAGATCTGCTAGGTGATATGGTCAAGGCCTGCGCCGATGCAGATATCGCGACCCCGATTTATCTGACTGTACAATGGGATGAGCTGACCGCTCGCGAACATCCGGAATGGCGGGTGATGCAGGCGCAAAATACAGCGGCCAATTATCCGGGCACCGAGCCGTCTGCCATGAACCAGCTGACCCCAACATGGCACACTCTCTGCCTCAATCATGAAGGGGCAATTCAGCGTCAAATCGATATCGGGCTGGAAGTGTGCGCGCGCTACAACCCACCAGCGCTGTTTATGGATATTCTGGCATCCTGGGAGTGCACTTGTAACGCATGCCTGTCTTCTATGAAGGCCGCTGGCATGGACCCAATGTCTGCAGACGATCGCAAGAGTCACGACAAACGGGTACTGATGACGTTCTTTGAGCGCTTCTCGAAAGCGATCAACGGCCAATACCCTGATGTGCGGATCTTCTTTAACTCTGGTCACATCTATAAGGGGCAGGATGAACGTTATCAATATTACGGCCATCTGGAACTTGAGAGTCTGCCAACCGGCGGCTGGGGTTACGACCACTTCCCGGTTTCTGCTCGATATGCAGATACGTTGAACCTGCCATTTTTGGGAATGACCGGGCGGTTCCACACGCATTGGGGTGAGTTTGGCGGCTTTAAACGCGCCGATGCACTGACCTACGAATGCTGTTTGATGGTGTCGTTAGGTGCGCGTTGTTCCATTGGAGACCAACTGCATCCGAACGGTCACATGGATTTTTCAACATACGACCTGATCCGCCCAGCCTATACTCGTGTAAAGGCGTTGGAGCCGTATGCGTACAACGCGACTTACCAGCGCGAGGTTGCAATCCTTTCCGTAGAAGCGCAGGTCTCTCAGCTTGGTAGCCACCTTGGTCACCGCAGTGAACCAAGTGACGCCGCATCTGCTCGTATGCTTTTGGAAATGCAGATTCCGTTTGATCTGATCGCCTCCAAAAGCAGCTTTGACGATTACAAACTGATTATTCTGCCGGACAGCATTCGCCTGGACGAAGATCTGGCAGCCCGCTTGAAAGCCTTCACCGAAGCAGGCGGAAGCATTTTAGCAACGGGTGAATCCGGCCTTGATGTTGAAGGAAAGCGATACCTCCTCGACATCGGAGCAGAACTTGCCCCAACCCCGATGGAGTTCGACCCGAGCTACCTCTCCTGCCATGAAAAGCTGGATGAGGACATGGTCGATGCTTCTGTTGTTATGTACGAGAAGGGGGCAGCTCTATATGCAACTGACGGGGATGTGCTGGCTGATGTTCGGCCTTCCTACTTCAACCGCACATGGGACAAGTTCTGCTCGCACCTCCACACACCTGAGGACCCGGATGCAGATCCACTCGGGCCTGCAATCTTGCAAAAGGGTCGTGTTGCGTACGTGGCGTATCCGCTGTTCCGCATGTACGGCACTACGGGCCAGCCGCTCTACAAGTACTTGATTCGAGGTCTCATCTCACGCCTGCTGCCGCAACAGATGATTGGTACAGAACTGCCATCTGCTGCACGTCTGTCGTTAATGGAGCAGAAAGCGGAGGAGCGACAAGTGCTTCATGTGCTGTACGCACCAACTCAGCTGCGTGGTAGTGGAATCGCTTACAATGATGGTCAAACCAGAGCCATTGAGATCATCGAGGATGCACCGGAGCTGAAAGATGCAAAGGCGTGGGTCCGTACGGAAACCGCCCCAGCAGATGTTACGTGTGCTTACACAGGTAAAACTCTGCCATGGAGCTATGATGGCCTCGACAAGAAGCTGCATATCGTTTTTCCTAGCCTCCATATTCATGGGGCCGCCGTCATCTCATATGCAGATGTAAAAGCGGTTGCAGCGTAA
- a CDS encoding LacI family DNA-binding transcriptional regulator → MKKPTILDVADSAGVAVGTVSRYLNDQRIRKDNRARIEQAIAELGYRANTLARAMKTERTQTVGYLVPKFDEFNSGILTQLVRSLRPRGYSVVTFHHSDEADAINEALESASSRRIDAIILSGTHEVTEKVQELLAGDRPVIIFNNDVPGVETDKVLVNDLAAAQDAVKRMIDFGHTRIGIVTGDLKGSTGQNRYQGYKNAFEHVGLSVDEELVYVGNWGQLDGYSAMDRFLAMENPPTAVFYSNYLMTIGGLDCLSNSGKQVGEDIDLVTFDDPDMFRLIPPGITAIEQPIEQVARHLSEMALSRLDGTAPDHPRNIRVNCALKLRGSLGVARKATGKPHENS, encoded by the coding sequence GTGAAAAAACCAACCATCCTCGATGTAGCAGATTCCGCAGGCGTCGCTGTAGGCACCGTTTCGCGTTATTTGAATGATCAACGCATCAGGAAGGACAACCGGGCCCGGATTGAGCAAGCCATTGCTGAACTGGGATACCGTGCCAACACACTTGCCCGCGCGATGAAAACCGAGCGAACGCAAACGGTTGGGTATCTTGTGCCGAAGTTTGACGAGTTCAACTCAGGTATATTGACCCAACTTGTGCGTTCGCTTCGGCCCCGCGGTTATTCCGTTGTTACTTTTCACCATTCCGATGAAGCTGATGCGATTAACGAGGCGCTGGAATCAGCATCTTCTCGGCGCATCGATGCCATCATCCTTTCCGGGACTCATGAGGTGACGGAAAAGGTGCAGGAGCTTTTGGCTGGCGATAGACCGGTCATCATTTTTAACAATGATGTTCCGGGTGTTGAAACAGACAAAGTGCTGGTGAATGACCTTGCGGCTGCGCAGGACGCAGTCAAACGCATGATCGATTTTGGTCATACGCGCATTGGCATTGTTACTGGCGATTTGAAGGGAAGTACCGGGCAAAACCGTTATCAGGGGTACAAAAACGCCTTTGAACACGTGGGCCTGAGTGTTGATGAGGAGTTGGTTTACGTTGGAAATTGGGGGCAGTTGGATGGCTACAGCGCCATGGACAGGTTTCTGGCCATGGAAAATCCACCAACTGCTGTCTTCTATTCCAATTACCTGATGACCATTGGAGGTCTGGATTGCCTCTCCAATAGTGGCAAGCAAGTGGGTGAAGACATCGATCTGGTCACGTTTGATGACCCGGACATGTTCCGCCTGATTCCGCCAGGTATCACAGCCATCGAGCAGCCAATCGAGCAGGTGGCCCGCCATCTGAGTGAGATGGCATTGAGCAGGCTCGATGGCACGGCACCGGACCATCCTCGCAATATTCGCGTCAATTGTGCGCTGAAACTGCGTGGCTCCTTGGGAGTTGCGCGAAAAGCCACCGGAAAACCCCATGAAAATAGTTAG
- a CDS encoding alpha-amylase family protein produces MTRRNVNDPLLLRQVHLDFHTGPQVPDIGLHFDENEFGDTLVKAGVQSITLFAKCHHGYSYHPTEVGKPHPNLKTNLLRRQIDACKARGIATPIYLSCAWDELACHDHPEWRVVDENGKWITTGGIDHLQGPSWGIMDFGTGYLDYLCNQIEEVVRMFPEGDGIFLDICHQYVSLSSQSMDALKAKGMDWQNGEHLVQHASDMRDVFLRRTTDAARSVHSDLPVVHNHGHVTRGDRRILNFNSHLEIESLPTGGWGYEHFPVSARYAETIGAKYLGMTGKFHTFWGEFGTYKPGYALEQESAMMLAFGAGSSVGDQLHPSGVIDQTTYDQIGQAFKLIEAREPYHTGSEGVAEIGVMSAEAINDPFTICTWPKHAPGDEGVVRLLLECQMQFDVLDRDCDLSPYKLLILPDEVQVDADLKGKLDTYLECGGKLLLSGKSGVDENGFQFDVGAEYCGTSPFDVDYALLSASEFGEAPKTPVCLYEGSQRIKVTSGTSLGDVYEPYFKRSVEHFCGHQHTPNRREKSGYAVGVSNGSITYFAHSVFSIYMHKGPVVLLDALRNLISSLLETPLVKVTEDPMPGLRVTLRHQPEKKRYLLHALFSTPRLRGQNKGTNIEVIQEKVRLRDISLDLKLPQSIREAGSVNAGEVILSTHDGIQRLLIGELNGHAVVPLSYA; encoded by the coding sequence ATGACCAGAAGAAACGTGAATGATCCCCTGTTGCTACGTCAGGTCCACCTGGATTTTCATACAGGGCCACAAGTGCCTGATATCGGGCTTCATTTTGATGAAAATGAATTTGGGGATACGTTGGTTAAAGCCGGTGTTCAGTCCATCACTCTGTTCGCCAAGTGTCATCATGGGTACTCATATCATCCCACCGAAGTTGGTAAACCTCACCCTAATCTGAAGACCAACCTTCTTCGTCGTCAGATCGATGCATGTAAAGCGCGGGGCATTGCCACGCCGATTTACCTCAGCTGTGCATGGGATGAGCTGGCCTGTCATGATCATCCCGAATGGCGGGTGGTGGATGAGAACGGTAAATGGATTACTACTGGTGGAATCGATCATTTACAGGGACCCAGCTGGGGCATAATGGACTTCGGTACTGGATATCTGGATTATCTTTGCAACCAGATAGAAGAGGTGGTTCGCATGTTCCCGGAAGGGGATGGCATCTTCCTCGACATATGCCACCAGTACGTAAGCCTCAGCTCACAAAGTATGGATGCGCTGAAAGCCAAAGGCATGGATTGGCAGAACGGTGAACACCTTGTGCAACATGCATCCGATATGCGCGATGTATTCCTGCGCAGAACGACTGACGCTGCCCGTAGCGTTCATTCAGATTTACCGGTGGTTCACAACCACGGCCATGTGACACGTGGGGATCGCCGTATCCTTAACTTTAACAGTCATTTGGAAATTGAAAGCCTGCCAACGGGTGGTTGGGGTTATGAGCATTTCCCGGTTTCCGCTCGGTATGCGGAGACAATTGGTGCCAAGTATCTCGGTATGACTGGCAAGTTCCATACGTTTTGGGGTGAGTTCGGCACTTACAAACCCGGCTATGCTTTGGAGCAGGAAAGCGCCATGATGCTGGCATTTGGTGCAGGCAGTTCCGTTGGAGATCAGCTGCATCCCTCCGGTGTCATCGACCAGACGACATATGACCAGATCGGTCAAGCTTTCAAACTGATTGAGGCACGCGAGCCTTACCACACCGGAAGTGAAGGCGTTGCCGAGATTGGAGTTATGTCAGCTGAAGCGATCAATGATCCCTTCACCATCTGTACATGGCCCAAACATGCCCCGGGAGATGAAGGTGTTGTTCGTCTGCTTCTGGAATGCCAGATGCAGTTTGATGTGCTGGACCGGGATTGTGATCTCAGCCCGTATAAGCTTCTGATCTTGCCGGATGAAGTACAGGTGGATGCTGACCTCAAAGGCAAACTGGATACCTATTTGGAATGCGGCGGCAAACTCCTGCTTTCTGGCAAAAGTGGTGTTGACGAAAACGGATTCCAGTTTGATGTTGGTGCAGAATACTGCGGGACCAGTCCGTTTGACGTGGACTATGCATTGCTAAGCGCGTCTGAGTTTGGCGAAGCCCCCAAAACACCTGTTTGTCTCTATGAAGGATCGCAACGGATCAAAGTCACCAGTGGCACGTCCCTTGGGGATGTGTATGAGCCGTACTTTAAGCGCTCCGTTGAACACTTCTGCGGCCATCAACACACGCCAAACCGGCGTGAGAAATCAGGCTATGCAGTAGGCGTAAGCAATGGGTCAATCACATACTTCGCGCATTCCGTATTTTCTATCTACATGCATAAAGGGCCGGTGGTTCTGCTGGACGCTTTGCGAAATCTCATCAGCTCTCTCTTGGAAACGCCGTTGGTCAAAGTGACCGAAGATCCCATGCCGGGCTTGAGGGTTACTCTTCGCCACCAGCCGGAAAAAAAGCGGTATTTGCTGCACGCCTTGTTCTCAACTCCTCGGCTGCGCGGCCAGAATAAGGGCACCAATATTGAAGTCATTCAGGAGAAGGTTCGATTGCGCGATATCTCTCTGGATTTGAAGCTTCCGCAATCAATCAGAGAAGCAGGTAGTGTGAATGCAGGCGAAGTAATACTCAGCACTCACGATGGAATTCAACGCCTCCTGATTGGTGAACTTAACGGACACGCCGTCGTTCCATTGTCCTACGCTTAA
- a CDS encoding ABC transporter substrate-binding protein, producing MKILNTASALAIAAMTFAGGSASAADKELVIFNWLGGSERDLIVALEEGFSAKYPDYEIKDINPAAGGDDARSGIRSAMLAGEEFDLLLNTWPSFEKELVDAELIRPIDGAWEQYGWSSALNDSWRNLATYDGKTYGAYFIAGNRSGVWYRPDTLAKAGITSEPTKWEDFISSFGALKENGKLPVFIGARSWAQTEWFENALLRTKGSAYAKQLAEHEVPWTDAGVKETFGNLRDMLEAGCCAESGKMLSTHWTDAADAVLKDGKAGFMLIGSWANQRAKNEYALTPIKDYSYMQFPVIKPEFGNTMSVDGKNFLVMQQAKNPEGAELFIDFVLSKEGAAIISAQNLATPSANVDPSSYDPIVRKYAEMLPLVDVFFVLDDLLPAELSGEFRVSLQKFLRDPSETSVDEITKTLEAKASELYK from the coding sequence ATGAAAATATTGAATACGGCATCTGCACTGGCAATTGCCGCAATGACATTTGCGGGGGGAAGCGCAAGCGCCGCTGATAAAGAGCTTGTTATTTTTAACTGGCTGGGCGGTTCTGAGCGTGATTTGATTGTTGCTCTCGAGGAAGGGTTCTCTGCAAAGTACCCGGACTACGAGATCAAAGACATTAACCCGGCAGCTGGTGGTGATGATGCGCGTTCGGGCATTCGTTCTGCCATGCTTGCTGGTGAAGAGTTCGATCTTCTGCTGAACACATGGCCGTCCTTTGAGAAAGAACTGGTTGATGCGGAACTGATCCGCCCTATCGATGGCGCATGGGAACAGTATGGTTGGTCGTCCGCGCTCAACGACAGCTGGCGCAATCTGGCAACTTATGACGGCAAAACTTACGGGGCATACTTCATTGCCGGCAACCGGTCGGGCGTTTGGTACCGTCCTGATACGCTTGCAAAAGCGGGTATCACCAGTGAGCCAACCAAGTGGGAAGATTTTATCAGCTCGTTTGGTGCGCTTAAAGAAAACGGCAAGCTACCTGTTTTCATTGGTGCAAGAAGCTGGGCGCAAACCGAATGGTTTGAAAACGCTCTTCTGCGTACCAAAGGGTCGGCCTACGCAAAGCAACTTGCTGAGCATGAGGTGCCTTGGACGGATGCAGGCGTGAAGGAAACTTTCGGCAATCTGCGTGATATGCTGGAAGCTGGCTGTTGTGCTGAATCTGGCAAAATGCTCAGCACTCACTGGACTGATGCTGCTGATGCAGTTCTGAAAGATGGCAAAGCAGGCTTTATGTTGATCGGGTCCTGGGCCAACCAGCGTGCGAAAAACGAGTATGCGCTGACGCCGATCAAAGATTATTCCTACATGCAATTCCCGGTCATCAAACCAGAATTCGGCAACACCATGAGTGTTGATGGAAAGAACTTCCTTGTTATGCAGCAAGCGAAGAACCCGGAAGGGGCTGAACTGTTCATTGACTTTGTCTTGAGCAAAGAGGGTGCTGCAATTATCTCAGCGCAGAACCTGGCAACCCCAAGTGCGAATGTGGATCCCTCGTCCTATGATCCTATCGTGCGTAAGTACGCTGAAATGCTTCCACTCGTAGACGTTTTCTTCGTGCTGGATGATCTGCTTCCTGCAGAACTGAGCGGTGAATTCCGTGTTAGTCTGCAAAAGTTCCTTCGCGACCCAAGCGAAACGAGCGTTGATGAGATCACCAAGACGCTCGAAGCGAAAGCGAGTGAGCTTTACAAATGA
- the ugpC gene encoding sn-glycerol-3-phosphate ABC transporter ATP-binding protein UgpC, protein MAQVILKNLRKSYENTKVIHGLDLEIKDKEFVVFVGPSGCGKSTTLRMIAGLETISGGELFIGDKLVNDMPPRQRNISMVFQDYALYPHMTVAKNLGFSLKIAGIPQAEIEQRVADAAGILGLEPYLKRKPGQLSGGQRQRVAMGRAIVRHPDVYLFDEPLSNLDAKLRTQMRIEIKKLHQRVGNTIVYVTHDQVEAMTLADRIVIMRDGIIEQVGSPREVFEKPNNTFVATFIGSPPMNLLDARVTSKNGDPRLMLADGREVHAPAPIRNKLEAGKAVKLGIRPEDISPEGNALPTGGQTERLELPVMLSEDLGSEATLFTELAGTPIQSIMYNPRTVHAGETLNFNMALDKCHVFDGDTLKNLAA, encoded by the coding sequence ATGGCACAAGTTATACTGAAAAATCTCAGGAAATCCTACGAGAATACCAAGGTCATTCATGGTCTGGATCTGGAGATCAAAGACAAGGAATTTGTTGTCTTTGTTGGTCCATCCGGCTGCGGAAAGTCCACCACATTGCGGATGATTGCTGGTCTTGAAACAATTTCAGGTGGCGAACTTTTCATTGGCGACAAGCTGGTGAACGATATGCCTCCCCGGCAACGCAACATCTCCATGGTGTTTCAGGATTATGCACTCTATCCGCATATGACAGTTGCGAAAAACCTCGGCTTCTCGCTCAAAATTGCAGGTATTCCTCAAGCGGAGATCGAACAACGTGTGGCAGACGCGGCAGGTATTCTCGGTCTTGAACCGTACCTGAAACGCAAACCCGGTCAGCTCTCCGGCGGTCAGCGCCAACGTGTTGCTATGGGCCGAGCTATCGTGCGCCATCCAGATGTTTATTTGTTTGATGAACCACTTTCCAATCTGGATGCTAAGTTGCGTACGCAGATGCGTATCGAGATTAAGAAGCTGCATCAACGAGTTGGCAATACCATTGTGTATGTAACGCATGATCAGGTGGAAGCGATGACGCTGGCAGACCGGATCGTCATCATGCGGGACGGCATAATTGAACAGGTCGGCTCTCCGCGTGAGGTCTTTGAAAAACCGAACAATACCTTCGTGGCGACCTTTATCGGTTCCCCGCCAATGAACTTGCTGGACGCGCGCGTGACCAGCAAAAATGGGGATCCACGCTTGATGTTGGCAGATGGGCGAGAAGTGCATGCCCCAGCTCCGATTCGCAACAAACTGGAAGCTGGAAAGGCTGTAAAGCTGGGCATCCGCCCGGAAGATATCTCGCCGGAAGGCAATGCGTTGCCTACGGGCGGACAAACCGAGCGGCTTGAACTGCCGGTCATGCTTTCTGAAGACTTGGGCTCGGAAGCGACTTTGTTTACTGAGCTCGCTGGGACACCAATTCAATCCATCATGTACAATCCACGCACAGTACATGCTGGAGAAACACTAAATTTCAACATGGCCCTGGATAAATGCCATGTGTTTGATGGAGATACCTTGAAAAACCTGGCGGCCTAA